The following are from one region of the Candidatus Bathyarchaeia archaeon genome:
- the thyX gene encoding FAD-dependent thymidylate synthase codes for MRVKLLYNTDLDALKQVLVQKGVVFDPEALMDHVVYMFEIEDCSRVTTHQLVRHRAVSYDQESQRFSAATREGVVTPASIQTNQAAYKAYDEALKTVYSAYEKMVAAGIPKEDARYILPSAIKTKLVMTLSARNLMHLVWQRTALQAQWEIRELASTLHSLAREATPELWTKIIER; via the coding sequence GTGCGAGTTAAACTTCTGTACAACACGGACTTGGACGCGCTTAAGCAAGTCTTAGTTCAGAAAGGCGTCGTATTTGACCCCGAGGCCCTGATGGACCACGTGGTCTACATGTTCGAAATCGAAGATTGCAGCAGGGTGACGACTCACCAGCTTGTCCGCCACCGAGCGGTTTCCTATGACCAAGAATCACAGCGTTTCTCCGCTGCAACGAGGGAAGGGGTCGTGACCCCCGCCAGCATCCAAACCAACCAGGCCGCCTACAAGGCCTACGACGAAGCGCTCAAGACAGTCTATTCTGCCTACGAGAAAATGGTGGCTGCGGGAATCCCCAAGGAGGACGCCAGGTACATCCTGCCCAGCGCCATCAAGACGAAGCTGGTCATGACCCTCAGCGCGCGGAACCTGATGCATTTGGTCTGGCAGAGGACCGCCCTCCAGGCACAGTGGGAGATCAGGGAGCTCGCCTCGACGCTTCACAGTCTTGCTCGCGAAGCAACCCCTGAGCTCTGGACTAAAATCATCGAGAGATAG
- a CDS encoding FAD-dependent thymidylate synthase: MKVSLIWASPRPEKTIAVAMRRCYSTKPIEEIESELEQKGAEYWKYLLGKAMQDKSLDVLEHFTMTLLVEGAGEVEVGNLARVFPYLRATRLKDSDWLLSLNSRTLVELWRDPRGKGFAQLVVSELESRNVCPIFTELAFGERVRAS; encoded by the coding sequence ATGAAGGTCTCTCTGATTTGGGCCAGTCCGAGGCCAGAAAAGACCATCGCGGTCGCAATGAGGAGGTGCTACAGCACCAAGCCCATCGAGGAAATCGAATCGGAACTAGAACAGAAGGGAGCCGAGTATTGGAAATACCTCCTAGGCAAGGCCATGCAGGACAAGTCGCTCGACGTCCTCGAGCACTTCACGATGACCCTGCTTGTCGAGGGAGCTGGGGAAGTAGAAGTGGGCAATCTTGCGCGCGTCTTTCCCTACCTCCGCGCGACCAGGCTGAAGGATTCCGACTGGCTGCTTTCACTTAACTCGAGGACCTTGGTCGAACTCTGGAGGGACCCTCGCGGCAAGGGATTCGCCCAGCTCGTTGTGTCGGAACTTGAGAGCAGGAACGTTTGTCCAATTTTCACTGAGTTGGCTTTCGGAGAGAGGGTTCGTGCGAGTTAA